A single Mixta calida DNA region contains:
- the speB gene encoding agmatinase, with amino-acid sequence MNNTNTLGHQYDNSLVSNAFGFMRFPVNFQPYDSDAEWVITGIPFDAATSGRPGSRLGPGAIRQISTNLAWEGCRWPWNFDLRERLNIIDCGDLVYAFGDSQDLTDKLQAHAEKLLASGKRMLTFGGDHYITLPLLRAHAKHFGKMALVHFDAHTDTYSNGPTFDHGTMFHHAPQEGLIDPQRSVQIGIRTEFDKDLGYHVLDAAQVNDRGVDDILAQVKQIVGDMPVYLTFDIDCLDPAHAPGTGTPVIGGLTTDKALKLIRGLQGLDIVGMDLVEVAPGYDQSDLTSLAAATIALDMLHVQAVNKANKG; translated from the coding sequence ATGAATAACACCAACACCTTAGGTCATCAGTACGATAACTCACTGGTTTCAAACGCCTTCGGTTTTATGCGTTTTCCGGTTAACTTCCAGCCGTACGACAGTGACGCCGAATGGGTAATCACCGGCATTCCGTTCGACGCCGCCACGTCAGGCCGCCCAGGCAGCCGCCTGGGACCGGGCGCTATCCGTCAGATCTCTACCAATCTGGCGTGGGAAGGCTGCCGCTGGCCGTGGAACTTCGATCTGCGCGAGCGTCTGAACATCATCGACTGCGGCGATCTGGTTTACGCCTTTGGCGACTCTCAGGATCTGACCGACAAGCTGCAGGCGCACGCGGAAAAACTGCTGGCCAGCGGCAAACGCATGCTGACTTTCGGCGGCGACCACTACATCACGCTGCCGCTGCTGCGCGCGCACGCGAAGCATTTCGGCAAAATGGCGCTGGTGCATTTCGATGCGCACACCGATACCTACTCCAACGGCCCGACCTTCGACCACGGCACCATGTTCCACCATGCGCCGCAGGAAGGCCTGATCGATCCACAACGTTCCGTGCAGATCGGCATTCGCACCGAGTTCGATAAAGATCTCGGCTATCATGTGCTGGATGCGGCGCAGGTTAACGATCGCGGCGTGGACGATATTCTGGCGCAGGTGAAACAGATCGTCGGCGATATGCCGGTTTACCTGACCTTCGATATCGACTGCCTCGATCCGGCCCACGCGCCGGGCACCGGCACGCCGGTTATCGGCGGCCTGACCACCGACAAAGCGCTGAAGCTGATTCGTGGATTGCAGGGGCTGGATATCGTCGGTATGGATCTGGTAGAAGTGGCGCCAGGCTACGACCAGTCCGATCTCACCTCGCTGGCGGCGGCGACTATCGCGCTGGATATGCTGCACGTTCAGGCGGTCAATAAAGCGAATAAAGGCTAA
- the speA gene encoding biosynthetic arginine decarboxylase, producing MSDDIKNIKGSSAGEQGGLRSMQEVAMSDQDASRMLRTYNIAWWGNNYYDVNELGHISVCPDPDMPDVRVDLARLVKEREADGQRLPALFCFPQILQHRLRSINAAFKRARESYGYNGDYFLVYPIKVNQHKRVIESLINSGEPLGLEAGSKAELMAVLAHAGKTRTVIVCNGYKDREYIRLALIGEKMGHKVYLVIEKMTEVKLVLEEAERLNVVPRLGIRARLASQGSGKWQSSGGEKSKFGLSASQVLQLVEIMRNAGRLDSLQLLHFHLGSQMANIRDIATGVRESARFYVELAKLGVNIHCFDVGGGLGVDYEGTRSQSDCSVNYGLNEYANNVIWAIGDACEEHGLPHPTVITESGRAVTAHHTVLVSNIIGVERNEFSKPTEPDADAPRPLLSMWETWQEMHEPNTRRSLREWLHDSQMDLHDIHTGYSQGTYDLSQRAWAEQLYLSICHYIQQHLDPSNRAHRPIIDELQERMADKIYVNFSLFQSMPDAWGIDQLFPVLPLEGLDKPPERRAVLLDITCDSDGTIDHYVDGDGIATTMPMPQYDADNPPMLGFFMVGAYQEILGNMHNLFGDTEAVDVYAFQDGSVEVQLSDEGDTVADMLEYVQLNPQELLDLFRSQVKQSDLDEELRAQFLEEFEAGLYGYTYLEDE from the coding sequence ATGTCTGACGACATAAAGAATATCAAGGGTTCGTCAGCAGGCGAACAGGGTGGACTGCGCTCGATGCAGGAGGTGGCTATGAGCGATCAAGATGCCAGCAGAATGCTGCGCACCTATAACATTGCCTGGTGGGGCAACAACTATTACGACGTGAACGAACTGGGGCACATCAGCGTCTGTCCTGACCCGGATATGCCGGATGTGCGCGTCGATCTCGCCCGTCTGGTAAAAGAGCGCGAGGCTGACGGTCAACGTCTGCCGGCGCTGTTCTGCTTCCCGCAGATCCTGCAACACCGTTTACGCTCCATTAACGCCGCCTTTAAACGCGCGCGGGAATCTTACGGCTATAACGGCGACTATTTTCTGGTTTACCCGATCAAGGTCAACCAGCATAAGCGCGTGATCGAATCGCTGATTAACTCCGGCGAGCCGCTGGGCCTGGAAGCGGGATCCAAAGCGGAGCTGATGGCGGTGCTGGCGCACGCTGGCAAGACGCGCACGGTGATCGTCTGCAACGGCTATAAAGATCGTGAATATATCCGCCTGGCGCTGATCGGCGAGAAAATGGGCCACAAGGTTTACCTGGTGATTGAAAAAATGACCGAGGTGAAACTGGTGCTGGAAGAGGCGGAGCGTCTGAACGTGGTGCCGCGTCTCGGCATCCGCGCTCGTCTGGCTTCTCAGGGCTCCGGCAAATGGCAGTCCAGCGGCGGCGAAAAATCGAAGTTCGGTCTTTCCGCGTCGCAGGTGTTGCAGCTGGTGGAGATCATGCGCAACGCGGGTCGTCTCGACAGCCTGCAACTGCTGCATTTCCATCTCGGCTCGCAGATGGCGAATATTCGCGATATCGCCACCGGCGTGCGTGAATCGGCGCGCTTCTACGTTGAGCTGGCGAAGCTGGGCGTCAATATCCACTGCTTCGACGTCGGCGGCGGTCTGGGCGTCGATTATGAAGGCACCCGCTCGCAGTCCGACTGCTCGGTAAACTACGGCCTGAACGAATACGCCAACAACGTAATTTGGGCCATCGGCGACGCCTGCGAGGAGCATGGTCTGCCGCACCCGACGGTCATCACCGAATCGGGCCGCGCCGTGACCGCGCACCACACCGTGCTGGTCTCCAACATCATCGGCGTGGAGCGCAACGAGTTCAGCAAGCCCACCGAGCCCGACGCGGATGCGCCGCGCCCGCTGCTCAGCATGTGGGAAACCTGGCAGGAGATGCACGAACCGAACACGCGCCGTTCGCTGCGCGAGTGGCTGCACGACAGCCAGATGGATCTGCACGATATCCATACCGGCTATTCGCAGGGCACCTACGATCTGTCGCAGCGCGCCTGGGCGGAACAGCTCTATCTGAGCATCTGCCACTATATTCAGCAGCATCTCGATCCGAGCAACCGCGCCCATCGTCCGATTATCGATGAGCTACAGGAGCGCATGGCGGACAAGATTTACGTCAACTTCTCGCTGTTCCAGTCAATGCCGGATGCGTGGGGCATCGATCAGCTCTTCCCGGTGCTGCCGCTGGAAGGCCTGGACAAGCCGCCGGAGCGTCGCGCGGTGCTGCTGGACATCACCTGTGATTCCGATGGCACTATCGACCACTACGTCGACGGCGACGGCATCGCCACCACCATGCCGATGCCGCAGTACGACGCGGACAATCCGCCGATGCTCGGCTTCTTTATGGTCGGCGCCTATCAGGAGATCCTGGGCAACATGCATAACCTGTTCGGCGATACCGAAGCGGTGGACGTGTACGCCTTCCAGGACGGTAGCGTGGAAGTGCAGCTCTCCGACGAAGGGGATACGGTGGCGGACATGCTGGAGTATGTGCAGCTGAATCCGCAGGAGCTGCTGGATCTGTTCCGTTCTCAGGTGAAGCAGAGCGATCTGGACGAGGAGCTGCGCGCGCAGTTCCTGGAAGAGTTCGAGGCGGGCCTTTACGGCTACACCTATTTAGAAGACGAATAA
- the metK gene encoding methionine adenosyltransferase, which produces MAKHLFTSESVSEGHPDKIADQISDAVLDAILAQDPKARVACETYVKTGMVLVGGEITTSAWVDIEEITRQTVRDIGYVHSDMGFDANSCAVLSAIGKQSPDINQGVDRTDPLEQGAGDQGLMFGYATNETDVLMPAPVTYAHRLVQRQSEVRKNGALPWLRPDAKSQVTFQYDGGKIVGIDAVVLSTQHSEEISQSALQEAVMEEIIKPVLPTEWLNASTKYFINPTGRFVIGGPMGDCGLTGRKIIVDTYGGMARHGGGAFSGKDPSKVDRSAAYAARYVAKNIVAAGLADRCEIQVSYAIGVAEPTSIMVETFGTEKIPTEQLTLLVREFFDLRPYGLIQMLDLLQPIYRETAAYGHFGREHFPWEKTDKAQLLRDAAGL; this is translated from the coding sequence ATGGCTAAACACCTTTTTACCTCCGAGTCCGTATCAGAGGGACATCCCGATAAAATCGCTGATCAGATTTCGGACGCCGTTCTTGACGCGATCCTCGCTCAGGACCCTAAAGCACGCGTCGCCTGTGAAACCTATGTAAAAACAGGCATGGTGCTGGTCGGCGGTGAAATCACCACCAGCGCCTGGGTGGATATCGAAGAGATCACTCGCCAGACCGTGCGCGACATCGGCTATGTTCACTCTGATATGGGCTTTGACGCCAACTCCTGCGCCGTACTGAGCGCCATCGGCAAGCAGTCTCCCGATATCAACCAGGGCGTTGACCGTACCGATCCGCTGGAACAGGGCGCGGGCGATCAGGGCCTGATGTTCGGCTACGCCACCAACGAAACCGACGTGCTGATGCCGGCGCCGGTCACCTACGCGCACCGTCTGGTGCAGCGTCAGTCTGAAGTGCGTAAAAACGGCGCGCTGCCGTGGCTGCGCCCGGACGCGAAAAGCCAGGTAACCTTCCAGTATGACGGCGGCAAAATCGTCGGCATCGACGCGGTGGTGCTCTCCACTCAGCATTCAGAAGAGATTTCCCAGTCCGCGCTGCAGGAAGCGGTAATGGAGGAGATCATTAAGCCGGTTCTGCCGACCGAGTGGCTGAACGCCAGCACCAAATATTTCATCAACCCGACCGGCCGTTTCGTTATCGGCGGCCCGATGGGCGACTGCGGCCTGACCGGTCGTAAGATCATTGTTGACACCTACGGCGGCATGGCGCGTCACGGCGGCGGCGCTTTCTCCGGCAAAGACCCGTCTAAAGTGGACCGTTCAGCGGCCTACGCGGCGCGCTACGTAGCGAAAAACATCGTGGCGGCGGGCCTGGCGGATCGTTGTGAGATCCAGGTTTCCTACGCCATCGGCGTGGCGGAGCCGACCTCCATCATGGTGGAAACTTTCGGCACCGAAAAAATCCCGACCGAGCAGCTGACGCTGCTGGTGCGCGAGTTCTTCGATCTGCGTCCTTACGGTCTGATTCAGATGCTGGATCTTCTGCAGCCGATCTATCGTGAAACGGCAGCCTATGGCCACTTCGGTCGTGAGCATTTCCCGTGGGAAAAAACCGACAAAGCGCAGCTGCTGCGCGACGCGGCCGGTCTGTAA
- a CDS encoding sugar porter family MFS transporter — protein sequence MPGNTHKSRTSNKVMTLFVCFLAALAGLLFGLDIGVIAGALPFIAKDFNVTSHQQEWIVSSMMFGAAIGAIGSGWMSSRLGRKKSLMAGAVLFVIGSLWSAMAPNPEMLIAARVVLGLAVGVASYTAPLYLSEIAPEKIRGSMISLYQLMITIGILGAYLSDTAFSYTGNWRWMLGVITLPAVLLLVGVFFLPNSPRWLAAKGHFRDAQRVLDRLRDTSEQAKRELDEIRESLKIKQSGWSLFRSNSNFRRAVFLGILLQVMQQFTGMNVIMYYAPKIFEIAGFSDTKEQMWGTVIVGLINVLATFIAIGLVDRWGRKPTLTLGFLVMAAGMGVLGTMLHIGIESQGAQYFAIAMLLMFIIGFAMSAGPLIWVLCSEIQPLKGRDFGITVSTTTNWIANMIVGATFLTMLNTLGNANTFWVYAGLNILFIILTVMLIPETKNVSLEHIERNLMSGKKLRDIGSHD from the coding sequence ATGCCTGGTAATACCCACAAAAGCAGAACCTCAAATAAGGTCATGACCTTATTTGTCTGCTTTCTTGCAGCCCTTGCCGGTCTGCTGTTTGGTCTGGATATCGGCGTTATCGCCGGCGCCCTGCCCTTTATCGCTAAGGATTTTAACGTCACCAGCCATCAACAGGAGTGGATTGTCAGCTCCATGATGTTTGGCGCCGCGATTGGCGCGATCGGCAGCGGTTGGATGTCCTCCCGTCTTGGCCGTAAAAAGAGCCTGATGGCTGGCGCGGTCCTGTTTGTTATCGGGTCGCTCTGGTCGGCGATGGCGCCGAACCCGGAAATGCTGATCGCCGCGCGCGTGGTGCTTGGCCTGGCCGTAGGCGTCGCCTCCTATACCGCGCCGCTTTACCTGTCTGAAATCGCGCCGGAAAAAATTCGCGGCAGCATGATTTCGCTTTATCAGCTGATGATCACCATCGGTATTCTGGGCGCCTATCTCTCCGATACCGCGTTCAGCTACACCGGCAACTGGCGCTGGATGCTGGGCGTCATCACCCTCCCGGCGGTGCTGCTGCTGGTCGGCGTCTTTTTCCTGCCCAACAGCCCGCGCTGGCTGGCGGCGAAGGGCCATTTCCGCGACGCGCAGCGCGTGCTGGATCGCCTGCGTGACACCAGCGAGCAGGCGAAACGCGAGCTGGATGAAATTCGCGAGAGCCTGAAGATCAAACAGTCCGGTTGGAGCCTGTTCCGCAGCAACAGCAACTTCCGTCGCGCGGTGTTCCTCGGCATTCTGCTACAGGTGATGCAGCAGTTCACCGGTATGAACGTCATTATGTACTACGCGCCGAAAATCTTTGAAATCGCTGGCTTCAGCGACACCAAAGAGCAGATGTGGGGCACGGTGATTGTCGGCCTGATCAACGTACTGGCGACCTTTATCGCGATCGGTCTGGTGGATCGCTGGGGCCGTAAGCCGACCCTGACGCTGGGCTTCCTGGTGATGGCGGCCGGTATGGGCGTACTGGGCACCATGCTGCACATCGGCATCGAATCGCAGGGCGCGCAGTATTTCGCTATCGCCATGCTGCTGATGTTTATCATCGGCTTCGCCATGAGCGCCGGTCCGCTGATTTGGGTGCTGTGCTCTGAAATTCAGCCGCTGAAAGGCCGCGATTTCGGTATTACCGTCTCTACCACCACCAACTGGATCGCCAACATGATTGTCGGCGCGACCTTCCTGACGATGCTGAACACGCTGGGCAACGCCAACACCTTCTGGGTATACGCGGGCCTGAATATTCTGTTCATCATCCTTACCGTGATGCTGATCCCGGAGACGAAAAACGTCTCGCTGGAGCACATCGAGCGTAACCTGATGTCAGGCAAGAAACTGCGCGATATCGGTTCGCACGACTGA
- a CDS encoding SprT family zinc-dependent metalloprotease: MKPVRLPIALQQAIMRSLRDKLQQANQRLGSDYPEPGLNWQQRGTAAGTAWLQSWEIRLNPVLLLENQQAFIDEVVPHELAHLLVWRRFGRVAPHGKEWKWMMETILEVPARRTHQFEVASVQGKTFPWRCRCQQHHLTVRRHNRVLRGETEYRCVRCGERLQPGDYQPAAD; this comes from the coding sequence ATGAAACCTGTCCGACTTCCTATCGCCTTGCAGCAGGCCATCATGCGCTCGCTGCGTGACAAGCTGCAACAGGCCAATCAGCGCCTCGGCAGCGACTATCCTGAGCCTGGGCTGAACTGGCAGCAGCGCGGCACTGCTGCGGGCACCGCCTGGCTGCAAAGCTGGGAGATTCGCCTGAATCCGGTGCTGCTGCTGGAAAACCAGCAGGCATTTATTGATGAAGTGGTGCCGCATGAGCTGGCGCACCTGCTGGTCTGGCGTCGCTTCGGCCGTGTGGCGCCGCACGGCAAAGAGTGGAAATGGATGATGGAGACCATTCTGGAGGTGCCGGCGCGCCGCACCCATCAGTTTGAGGTCGCGTCGGTACAGGGGAAAACGTTTCCCTGGCGCTGCCGCTGTCAGCAGCATCATCTGACCGTGCGCCGCCATAACCGCGTATTGCGCGGCGAAACGGAATATCGCTGCGTTCGCTGCGGCGAGCGGTTGCAGCCTGGCGACTATCAGCCCGCCGCCGATTAA
- the endA gene encoding deoxyribonuclease I: MSRKFLFTVAFTALIAPLAAHSLSGQTYHQNNFQQAKKVSAEINADAPGTFYCGCKINWQGKKGVPDLASCGYQVRKNANRASRIEWEHVVPAWQFGHQRQCWQDGGRKNCAKDEGYRQIESDLHNLQPAIGEVNGDRGNFLYSQWNGSERQYGQCEMKIDFKNKLAEPPARARGIIARTYFYMRDRYQLRLSRQQTQLFEVWDKQYPVSDWECKRDSRIASIQGNHNPYVARACQR; this comes from the coding sequence ATGTCTCGCAAATTTCTCTTTACCGTTGCGTTTACCGCGCTGATCGCCCCGCTGGCCGCCCACAGCCTGAGCGGTCAAACTTATCATCAGAATAACTTTCAGCAGGCGAAGAAGGTATCCGCTGAAATCAACGCCGATGCGCCGGGCACGTTTTACTGCGGCTGTAAAATCAACTGGCAGGGAAAAAAAGGGGTGCCCGATCTCGCCTCCTGCGGCTATCAGGTACGTAAAAACGCCAACCGCGCCAGCCGTATTGAATGGGAGCATGTGGTGCCCGCCTGGCAGTTCGGCCATCAGCGCCAGTGCTGGCAGGATGGCGGTCGTAAAAACTGCGCCAAAGATGAGGGCTATCGCCAGATCGAATCTGATCTGCATAACCTGCAGCCCGCTATCGGCGAAGTGAACGGCGATCGCGGCAACTTTCTCTACAGCCAGTGGAACGGCAGCGAGCGCCAGTATGGCCAGTGCGAAATGAAAATCGACTTCAAAAACAAGCTGGCGGAGCCGCCTGCCCGCGCGCGGGGCATTATCGCCCGCACCTACTTCTATATGCGCGATCGCTACCAGCTGCGCCTGTCGCGCCAGCAAACGCAGCTGTTTGAAGTGTGGGATAAGCAGTATCCAGTCAGCGACTGGGAGTGCAAACGGGACAGCCGCATCGCCAGCATTCAGGGTAATCACAACCCGTATGTCGCGCGCGCTTGCCAGCGCTAA
- the rsmE gene encoding 16S rRNA (uracil(1498)-N(3))-methyltransferase, translating into MRIPRIYHPETLTVGADIALSEDAAGHVGRVLRMSSGQALELFDGSNLVFDAEILRVDKRSVTVKIMQSRAESRESPLHLHLGQVMSRGEKMEFTIQKSIELGVNVITPLFSERCGVKLDAERQAKKIQQWRKIAIAACEQCGRNSVPEIREAMTLEAWCAEQENGLKLNLHPRAQHSINTLPQPVERVRLLIGPEGGLSADEIAMTGRHGFTDILLGPRVLRTETTALTAITALQVRFGDLG; encoded by the coding sequence ATGCGTATACCCCGCATTTACCACCCGGAAACCTTAACGGTCGGCGCTGATATCGCCCTTAGCGAAGATGCCGCTGGCCACGTCGGCCGCGTGCTGCGCATGAGCAGCGGCCAGGCGCTGGAGCTGTTCGATGGCAGTAATCTGGTTTTTGACGCCGAAATTCTGCGCGTCGATAAGCGCAGCGTAACGGTAAAAATCATGCAGAGCCGCGCGGAGAGCCGCGAATCCCCGCTTCATCTGCACCTGGGTCAGGTGATGTCGCGCGGCGAAAAAATGGAATTCACCATCCAGAAATCGATCGAACTGGGTGTAAATGTGATTACCCCCTTGTTTTCTGAACGCTGTGGCGTAAAGCTGGACGCCGAAAGACAGGCGAAAAAGATTCAGCAATGGCGCAAAATCGCCATTGCTGCCTGCGAACAGTGCGGCCGCAACAGCGTGCCGGAGATACGCGAGGCGATGACGCTGGAAGCCTGGTGCGCGGAACAGGAGAACGGCCTGAAGCTAAATCTCCATCCGCGCGCGCAGCACAGCATCAATACGCTGCCGCAGCCGGTTGAGCGGGTGCGCCTGCTGATCGGCCCGGAGGGCGGCCTGTCCGCCGACGAGATCGCGATGACCGGACGCCATGGTTTTACCGATATCCTGCTGGGACCGCGCGTATTGCGTACGGAAACCACCGCGCTGACCGCCATTACAGCGCTTCAGGTGAGATTTGGCGATCTGGGTTAA
- the gshB gene encoding glutathione synthase: MIKLGIVMDPITTINIKKDSSFAMLLEAQRRGYEIHYMEMNDLYLRGGVAYGRTRTLSVEQNYDKWFTFGSEQDIPLSDLNVILMRKDPPFDTEFIYATYMLERAEEQGVLIVNKPQSLRDCNEKLFTAWFAELTPDTLVTRNAKRIRDFWSQHGDIILKPLDGMGGSSIFRVKQDDPNVGVIIETLTNHGSFFCMAQNYLPAIKEGDKRVLVVDGEPVPYCLARIPQSGETRGNLAAGGRGEARPLSESDWEIARRVGPTLKEKGLIFVGLDIIGDKLTEINVTSPTCIREIEAAFPVSITGMLMDAIEKRLA, from the coding sequence ATGATTAAGCTTGGCATCGTCATGGACCCTATTACGACGATCAACATTAAAAAAGACTCCAGCTTTGCAATGCTGCTGGAAGCACAGCGCCGCGGTTATGAAATTCACTATATGGAGATGAACGATCTCTATTTGCGCGGCGGCGTAGCCTATGGCCGCACCCGCACGCTGAGCGTCGAGCAGAACTACGACAAATGGTTTACGTTCGGCAGCGAGCAGGATATTCCGCTCTCCGATCTGAACGTTATTCTGATGCGCAAAGATCCGCCTTTCGACACAGAATTTATTTACGCAACCTATATGCTGGAGCGTGCGGAAGAACAGGGCGTGCTGATCGTCAACAAACCGCAGAGCCTGCGCGACTGTAACGAAAAGCTGTTCACCGCCTGGTTCGCTGAACTGACGCCCGATACGCTGGTGACGCGCAACGCGAAACGCATTCGTGATTTCTGGAGCCAGCACGGCGATATTATTCTGAAACCGCTGGACGGCATGGGCGGCTCCTCTATCTTCCGCGTGAAGCAGGACGATCCGAACGTGGGAGTAATTATCGAAACCCTGACCAATCACGGCAGCTTCTTCTGCATGGCGCAGAACTATCTGCCGGCGATTAAAGAGGGCGATAAGCGCGTGCTGGTAGTGGACGGCGAGCCGGTGCCTTATTGCCTGGCGCGTATTCCGCAATCAGGCGAGACGCGCGGCAACCTGGCCGCCGGCGGCCGCGGCGAAGCGCGCCCGCTGAGCGAAAGCGACTGGGAAATCGCGCGCCGCGTTGGACCGACGCTGAAAGAGAAAGGACTGATTTTCGTTGGGCTGGATATCATTGGCGACAAGCTGACTGAAATCAACGTCACCAGCCCGACCTGCATTCGTGAAATTGAAGCCGCCTTCCCGGTCTCCATCACCGGTATGTTGATGGATGCGATCGAGAAGCGCCTGGCGTGA
- a CDS encoding YqgE/AlgH family protein: MNLQHHFLIAMPALLDPFFKRSVVYVCEHNQDGAMGIIINKPMENLTVESILTKLKIAPSPRDPQIKLDKPVFSGGPLAEDRGFILHSAQRTFASSIRISDNTVITTSRDVLESLGTAEQPEHVLVALGYCAWEKDQLEGELLENAWLTTPADSNILFHTPIAERWREAAKSIGVDIHNITSEAGHA; this comes from the coding sequence ATGAATTTACAGCACCATTTTTTGATTGCGATGCCCGCTCTCCTGGACCCGTTCTTTAAACGTTCGGTGGTTTACGTCTGTGAGCATAATCAGGACGGCGCCATGGGGATTATCATCAACAAGCCGATGGAAAACCTGACGGTTGAAAGCATTCTGACCAAGCTGAAAATCGCGCCCTCGCCGCGCGACCCGCAGATCAAGCTGGATAAGCCCGTCTTTTCCGGCGGCCCGCTGGCGGAAGATCGCGGCTTTATTCTGCATTCCGCCCAGCGCACTTTCGCATCGAGCATCCGCATCTCCGATAACACGGTGATTACCACCTCGCGCGACGTACTGGAATCGCTTGGCACCGCAGAGCAGCCGGAGCATGTGCTGGTTGCCCTGGGCTACTGCGCGTGGGAGAAGGATCAGCTGGAAGGCGAGCTGCTGGAAAACGCCTGGCTCACTACCCCGGCTGACAGCAATATTCTGTTCCATACGCCGATAGCCGAGCGCTGGCGCGAAGCGGCGAAAAGCATCGGCGTCGATATCCATAACATCACCAGCGAGGCTGGCCACGCCTGA
- the ruvX gene encoding Holliday junction resolvase RuvX: protein MSSMTLLAFDFGTKSIGVAVGQQLTGTARPLNALKAQDGVPNWEQIERLLKEWQPDRVIVGLPLNMDGTEQPLTARARKFANRLHGRFGVQVDLHDERLSTVEARADLFSRGGYKALTKGSVDSLSAVIILESWFENLTA from the coding sequence ATGAGCAGCATGACCCTTCTGGCGTTTGATTTTGGCACCAAGAGCATCGGCGTCGCCGTCGGCCAGCAGCTTACCGGCACCGCACGTCCGCTGAACGCGCTGAAAGCGCAGGACGGCGTCCCCAATTGGGAGCAGATTGAGCGCCTGCTGAAAGAGTGGCAGCCCGACCGCGTGATTGTCGGGCTGCCGTTAAATATGGACGGCACCGAACAGCCGCTGACCGCCAGAGCGCGCAAGTTCGCCAATCGCCTGCATGGCCGTTTCGGCGTGCAGGTTGATTTGCACGACGAGCGTCTCAGCACCGTGGAGGCGCGCGCCGATCTTTTCTCGCGCGGCGGCTATAAGGCGTTGACCAAGGGCAGCGTCGATTCGCTGTCGGCGGTGATTATTCTGGAAAGCTGGTTTGAGAATCTGACGGCGTAG
- a CDS encoding type IV pilus twitching motility protein PilT: protein MDVEEIVALSVKHNAADLHLCSGHLPHWRRHGVLEPMSDFPPIASAQLEALAQRWLDAPQQRCLAADGHIDFAMTSGGQRLRANLFRQRMGMSLALRLIADKCPSLEDLRLPASVPPLLAQQDGLILITGATGSGKSTTLASMVDELNQHQARHIITLEDPVEFIHVSRRALIQQRQIGLHCSSFQQGLRAALREDPDVILLGELRDLDTISLALTAAETGHLVLATLHTRGAAQAVDRLIDVFPAEQKNLVRSQLAGSLKAIIAQRLTAAKEAGRIGLYEVLINTPAVASLIREGKTHQIGGLLQTGMQSGMQTFEQSLRQRERQGLIATPSDSQTSFPE from the coding sequence ATGGATGTGGAGGAAATCGTGGCCCTTAGTGTAAAGCATAATGCGGCCGATCTGCACCTTTGTAGCGGACATTTGCCGCACTGGCGCCGTCACGGGGTGCTGGAGCCGATGTCCGATTTCCCGCCCATAGCGTCGGCGCAGCTTGAAGCGCTGGCGCAGCGCTGGCTGGACGCGCCGCAGCAGCGCTGCCTCGCCGCCGATGGCCATATCGATTTCGCGATGACCTCTGGCGGCCAGCGGCTGCGCGCCAATCTGTTCCGGCAGCGGATGGGCATGTCGCTGGCGCTGCGTCTTATCGCTGATAAGTGCCCGTCGCTGGAGGATCTGCGGCTGCCCGCCAGCGTGCCGCCGCTGCTGGCGCAGCAGGATGGTCTGATCCTGATTACCGGCGCGACCGGCAGCGGCAAATCGACCACGCTGGCTTCGATGGTCGATGAGCTGAATCAGCACCAGGCGCGCCATATCATCACGCTGGAAGATCCGGTGGAGTTTATTCATGTCAGCCGTCGCGCGTTAATCCAGCAGCGGCAGATCGGCCTGCATTGCAGCAGCTTTCAGCAGGGGCTGCGCGCGGCGCTGCGGGAAGATCCCGATGTGATTCTGTTGGGGGAGCTGCGCGATCTCGACACTATCTCGCTGGCGTTAACGGCGGCGGAAACCGGTCATCTGGTACTGGCGACGCTGCATACGCGCGGCGCGGCGCAAGCGGTGGATCGCCTGATCGACGTCTTTCCAGCCGAGCAGAAGAATTTGGTGCGTAGCCAACTGGCGGGCAGTCTGAAGGCGATTATCGCCCAGCGGCTGACGGCGGCTAAAGAGGCAGGGCGCATCGGCCTGTATGAAGTGCTGATCAATACGCCCGCCGTTGCCAGCCTGATACGCGAAGGAAAAACGCATCAGATCGGCGGACTGCTGCAAACCGGCATGCAGTCAGGCATGCAGACGTTTGAACAGAGCCTGCGGCAGCGAGAGCGGCAGGGGCTGATCGCTACGCCGTCAGATTCTCAAACCAGCTTTCCAGAATAA